The following are from one region of the Amia ocellicauda isolate fAmiCal2 chromosome 1, fAmiCal2.hap1, whole genome shotgun sequence genome:
- the rock2a gene encoding rho-associated protein kinase 2 isoform X6 — MSAGAERRTESRWKKLESMIKDPKSAINVESLLDSINALVLDLDYPALRKNKNVETFLNRYEKVMGKVRDLQMKLEDFDRVKVIGRGAFGEVQLVRHKASQKVYAMKLLSKFEMIKRSDSAFFWEERDIMAFADSPWVVQLCCAFQDDRHLYMVMEYMPGGDLVNLTSNYDMPEKWAKFYTAEVVLALDAIHSMGFIHRDVKPDNMLLDRLGHLKLADFGTCMKMDTQTGMVRCDTAVGTPDYISPEVLKSQGGDGYYGRECDWWSVGVFIFEMLVGDTPFYADSLVGTYSKIMDHKNSLNFPDDVEISKDAKNLICAFLTDREVRLGRSGVEEIKRHPFFKNDQWTFETIRETVAPVVPELSSDIDTSNFDDIEDDKGDAETFPVPKAFVGNQLPFVGFTYFKEDQLLGDSNPSAVENEHQAAVKGEDNKVLIQLQKKLHQLEEQLNNEMQAKDELEHKCRTANTRLERVSKDLDEEINLRKNLESSLRQLEREQALLQHKNVENQRKAENEADKKRCLENEVNTLRDQLEDVKKRNQNSQISNEKVLQLQRQLDEANTLLRTESDAAARLRKTQTEMTKQMQQLESNSRELQDKCCLLENARLKLEKDFLSLQSALESEKRDRSQGSEVISDLQGRISGLEEELRHVKSLLSRVETEKRQLHEKLTDLEKEKSNIEIDMTYKLKVLQQSLEQEEAEHKATKARLADKNKIYESIEEAKSEAMKEMEKKLQEERASKMKVENMLLEVEKQCSMLDCDLKQSHQKLDELRRHKENLNEEVKNLSLKIEQETQKRSLTQNDLKIQSQQVNSLRMSEKQLKQEINHLLEIKQTLEKQNSELRKERQDADGQMKELQDQLEAEQYFSTLYKTQVRELKEEYEEKNKLCKDMQQKLQELQDERDSLAAQLEITLTKADSEQLARSIAEEQYSDLEKEKIMKELEIKEMMARHKQELAEKDATIGSLEEANRTLTSDVANLANEKEEINNKMKEVQEQLQQSMEEEQAMAMTKAQFEKQLQSERTLKTQAVNKLAEIMNRKEVRGGGSRRGNDTDVRRKEKENRKLQLELRSEREKLNSTIIKYQREINDMQALIADESQVRIELQMALDSKESDIEQLRSLLNSMNAHSLDTSSIGSGPDFDTDESFPETRLEGWLSLPVRNNTKRFGWEKKYVVVSSKKILFYNTEQDKEHSNPYMVLDIDKLFHVRPVTQTDVYRADAKEIPRIFQILYANEGESKKDQEFPVEPLPIGEKSSYICHKGHEFIPTLYHFPTGCEACTKPLWNVFKPPPALECRRCHIKCHKDHMDRKEEVIAPCKVNYDISTAKNLLLLAISQEEQQKWVSRLVKKIPKKPPAPDHFARSSPRASMMVQPNQSMRRPSRQLPPNKPRLLDLTLKDWDWSFDDVDDDDVFDF, encoded by the exons GATTCCATCAATGCCTTGGTTCTGGATTTGGACTACCCTGCtctgaggaaaaacaaaaatgtagaaACCTTTCTAAATCGAT ATGAGAAGGTGATGGGGAAGGTGCGCGACCTGCAGATGAAGCTGGAGGATTTCGACCGAGTCAAGGTGATCGGAAGAGGGGCCTTTGGAGAGGTGCAGCTG GTGCGGCACAAAGCATCGCAGAAGGTGTATGCAATGAAGCTCCTGAGTAAATTTGAAATGATCAAGCGCTCTGATTCAGCCTTCTTCTGGGAGGAGAGGGACATCATGGCCTTCGCTGACAGCCCCTGGGTTGTCCAG CTGTGCTGCGCTTTCCAGGACGACCGGCACCTGTACATGGTGATGGAGTACATGCCCGGTGGCGACCTGGTCAACCTCACCAGTAACTACGACATGCCTGAGAAGTGGGCCAAGTTCTACACTGCTGAGGTAGTGCTGGCCCTGGATGCCATCCACTCAATGGGCTTCATCCACCGGGACGTCAAGCCTGACAACATGCTGCTGGACCGGCTCGGCCACCTCAAACTCGCCGACTTCGGCACCTGTATGAAGATGGACACA CAGACGGGCATGGTGCGCTGCGACACAGCCGTGGGAACGCCTGACTACATCTCCCCAGAGGTGCTGAAGTCCCAGGGAGGTGATGGCTACTATGGGCGCGAGTGTGACTGGTGGTCGGTGGGTGTCTTCATCTTCGAGATGCTGGTTG GCGATACACCGTTCTATGCGGACTCGCTGGTGGGAACGTACAGTAAGATCATGGACCACAAGAACTCGCTCAACTTCCCAGACGACGTGGAAATCTCCAAGGATGCCAAGAATCTCATCTGTGCCTTCCTAACAGACAG GGAGGTGAGGTTGGGGCGCAGCGGCGTGGAGGAAATTAAACGGCACCCTTTCTTCAAGAACGACCAGTGGACCTTCGAGACCATTCGTGAAA CCGTTGCCCCCGTGGTGCCCGAGCTGAGCAGCGACATCGACACCAGTAACTTCGATGACATCGAAGATGATAAGGGCGATGCGGAGACCTTCCCAGTGCCCAAAGCCTTCGTAGGCAACCAGCTGCCTTTTGTGGGCTTCACCTACTTCAAGGAAGATCA GTTGCTAGGCGACTCAAACCCGTCCGCTGTGGAGAATGAGCATCAGGCTGCAGTCAAAGGGGAG GACAATAAAGTG CTGATCCAACTGCAGAAGAAGCTCCATCAGCTGGAAGAGCAGCTCAATAATGAAATGCAAGCCAAGGACGAACTGGAGCACAAGTGCAG AACTGCCAACACCCGtcttgaaagagtttccaaagacCTGGATGAAGAG ATCAACTTGAGGAAAAACCTGGAGTCCAGTCTGAGGCAGCTGGAGCGGGAGCAGGCGCTGCTGCAGCACAAGAACGTGGAGAACCAGAGGAAGGCTGAGAACGAGGCGGACAAGAAACGCTGTCTGGAGAATGAAG TGAATACCCTGAGGGATCAGCTTGAGGATGTGAAGAAGAGGAATCAGAACTCTCAGATCTCCAACGAGAAGGTCCTACAGCTGCAGAGACAG CTGGACGAGGCGAACACTCTGCTCCGCACGGAGTCGGATGCGGCCGCCCGGCTGCgtaagacacagacagagatgaCCAAGCAGATGCAGCAGCTGGAGTCCAACAGCCGCGAGCTGCAGGACAAGTGCTGCCTTCTGGAGAACGCCCGGCTCAAGCTGGAGAAGGACTTCCTGTCTCTGCAGTCCGCTCTAGAGTCCGAGAAGAGGGACCGCAGCCAGGGCTCTGAGGTCATCTCCGACCTGCAAG GGCGGATCTCCGGCCTGGAGGAAGAGCTCCGCCACGTGAAGAGCCTCCTGTCAAGAGTGGAGACGGAGAAGAGACAGCTGCATGAGAAGCTGACGGACTTGGAGAAG GAGAAGAGCAACATCGAGATTGACATGACCTACAAGCTGAAAGTGCTGCAGCAGAGCCTGGAGCAGGAGGAGGCCGAGCACAAGGCTACCAAAGCGCGGCTTGCCGACAAAAACAAGATCTACGAGTCCATCGAGGAGGCCAAGTCCGAAGCCATGAAAG AGATGGAGAAGAAGCTGCAAGAGGAGAGGGCATCCAAGATGAAGGTGGAGAACATGCTGCTGGAGGTGGAGAAGCAGTGCTCCATGCTGGACTGCGACCTCAAACAGTCCCACCAGAAACTGGATGAGCTGCGCCGTCACAAGGAGAATCTCAACGAGGAG GTGAAGAATCTGAGCCTGAAGATCGAACAGGAGACGCAGAAGAGGAGTCTCACGCAGAACGACCTGAAGATCCAGAGCCAGCAGGTGAACTCCCTGAGGATGTCCGAGAAGCAGCTGAAGCAGGAGATCAATCATCTCCTGGAGATCAAGCAGACGCTGGAGAAGCAGAACAGTGAGCTCCGCAA GGAACGTCAGGACGCCGACGGGCAGATGAAGGAACTCCAGGATCAGCTCGAAGCAGAGCAGTATTTTTCG ACCCTGTATAAGACGCAGGTACGGGAGCTCAAGGAAGAATACGAAGAGAAGAACAAACTGTGCAAAGATATGCAGCAGAAACTGCAAGAGCTCCAGGATGAGAG GGACTCACTGGCTGCCCAGCTGGAGATCACACTGACCAAGGCGGACTCTGAGCAGCTGGCGCGCTCCATAGCCGAGGAGCAGTACTCCGACCTGGAGAAGGAGAAGATCATGAAGGAGCTGGAGATCAAGGAGATGATGGCCAGGCACAAGCAGGAGCTGGCGGAGAAGGACGCCACCATAGGATCG CTGGAGGAAGCAAACAGGACGTTAACCAGCGATGTGGCGAATCTGGCCAATGAGAAGGAAGAGATAAACAACAAGATGAAAGAAGTCCAGGAAC AACTACAGCAGTCTATGGAGGAAGAGCAGGCCATGGCAATGACCAAGGCTCAGTTTGAGAAGCAGCTGCAGAGCGAGAGGACACTAAAGACACAG GCCGTCAACAAGCTGGCGGAGATCATGAACCGCAAAGAGGTGCGGGGCGGGGGCAGCCGGCGTGGGAACGACACAGACGTACGcaggaaggagaaggagaaccGCAAGCTGCAACTGGAGCTGCGCTCTGAGAGGGAGAAGCTGAACAGCACCATCATCAAGTACCAGCGGGAGATCAACGACATGCAGGCG CTGATCGCCGATGAGAGCCAGGTGCGCATCGAGCTGCAGATGGCCCTGGACAGTAAGGAGAGCGACATCGAGCAGCTCCGCTCGCTGCTCAACTCCATGAACGCTCACAGCCTGGACACCAGCAGCATCGGCAGCGGGCCGGACTTCGACACAGACGAGTCCTTCCCCG AAACCCGTCTGGAAGGCTGGCTATCATTACCAGTGAGGAACAACACCAAGAGGTTCGGGTGGGAGAAAAAG TATGTTGTGGTGAGCAGTAAGAAGATCCTGTTCTACAACACCGAGCAGGACAAGGAGCACTCTAACCCCTACATGGTGCTAGATATCGA CAAACTGTTCCACGTCAGGCCGGTCACCCAGACGGATGTGTACAGAGCCGATGCTAAAGAGATTCCCAGGATATTCCAG atcCTGTACGCCAACGAGGGAGAGAGCAAGAAGGATCAAGAGTTCCCCGTGGAGCCACTGCCCATCGGGGAGAAGTCCAGTTACATCTGCCACAAGGGCCATGAGTTCATCCCCACGCTGTACCACTTCCCCACGGGCTGCGAGGCCTGCACCAAGCCCCTGTGGAACGTGTTCAAGCCACCCCCTGCCCTGGAGTGCCGCCGCTGCCACATCAAGTGTCACAAGGACCACATGGACAGGAAGGAGGAGGTCATAGCGCCATGCAagg TGAACTACGACATCTCAACGGCGAAGAACCTGCTCCTGCTGGCTATATCCCAAGAGGAGCAGCAGAAGTGGGTGAGTCGGCTGGTGAAGAAAATCCCCAAGAAGCCGCCGGCGCCGGATCACTTCGCCCGCTCCTCCCCCAGGGCCTCCATGATGGTGCAGCCCAACCAGTCCATGCGGCGGCCCAGCAGGCAGCTCCCCCCCAACAAACCCAG ATTGCTAGATTTGACGCTTAAAGACTGGGACTGGTCGTttgatgatgttgatgatgaCGATGTTTTTGATTTCTGA
- the rock2a gene encoding rho-associated protein kinase 2 isoform X7 — protein MSAGAERRTESRWKKLESMIKDPKSAINVESLLDSINALVLDLDYPALRKNKNVETFLNRYEKVMGKVRDLQMKLEDFDRVKVIGRGAFGEVQLVRHKASQKVYAMKLLSKFEMIKRSDSAFFWEERDIMAFADSPWVVQLCCAFQDDRHLYMVMEYMPGGDLVNLTSNYDMPEKWAKFYTAEVVLALDAIHSMGFIHRDVKPDNMLLDRLGHLKLADFGTCMKMDTTGMVRCDTAVGTPDYISPEVLKSQGGDGYYGRECDWWSVGVFIFEMLVGDTPFYADSLVGTYSKIMDHKNSLNFPDDVEISKDAKNLICAFLTDREVRLGRSGVEEIKRHPFFKNDQWTFETIRETVAPVVPELSSDIDTSNFDDIEDDKGDAETFPVPKAFVGNQLPFVGFTYFKEDQLLGDSNPSAVENEHQAAVKGEDNKVLIQLQKKLHQLEEQLNNEMQAKDELEHKCRTANTRLERVSKDLDEEINLRKNLESSLRQLEREQALLQHKNVENQRKAENEADKKRCLENEVNTLRDQLEDVKKRNQNSQISNEKVLQLQRQLDEANTLLRTESDAAARLRKTQTEMTKQMQQLESNSRELQDKCCLLENARLKLEKDFLSLQSALESEKRDRSQGSEVISDLQGRISGLEEELRHVKSLLSRVETEKRQLHEKLTDLEKEKSNIEIDMTYKLKVLQQSLEQEEAEHKATKARLADKNKIYESIEEAKSEAMKEMEKKLQEERASKMKVENMLLEVEKQCSMLDCDLKQSHQKLDELRRHKENLNEEVKNLSLKIEQETQKRSLTQNDLKIQSQQVNSLRMSEKQLKQEINHLLEIKQTLEKQNSELRKERQDADGQMKELQDQLEAEQYFSTLYKTQVRELKEEYEEKNKLCKDMQQKLQELQDERDSLAAQLEITLTKADSEQLARSIAEEQYSDLEKEKIMKELEIKEMMARHKQELAEKDATIGSLEEANRTLTSDVANLANEKEEINNKMKEVQEQLQQSMEEEQAMAMTKAQFEKQLQSERTLKTQAVNKLAEIMNRKEVRGGGSRRGNDTDVRRKEKENRKLQLELRSEREKLNSTIIKYQREINDMQALIADESQVRIELQMALDSKESDIEQLRSLLNSMNAHSLDTSSIGSGPDFDTDESFPETRLEGWLSLPVRNNTKRFGWEKKYVVVSSKKILFYNTEQDKEHSNPYMVLDIDKLFHVRPVTQTDVYRADAKEIPRIFQILYANEGESKKDQEFPVEPLPIGEKSSYICHKGHEFIPTLYHFPTGCEACTKPLWNVFKPPPALECRRCHIKCHKDHMDRKEEVIAPCKVNYDISTAKNLLLLAISQEEQQKWVSRLVKKIPKKPPAPDHFARSSPRASMMVQPNQSMRRPSRQLPPNKPRLLDLTLKDWDWSFDDVDDDDVFDF, from the exons GATTCCATCAATGCCTTGGTTCTGGATTTGGACTACCCTGCtctgaggaaaaacaaaaatgtagaaACCTTTCTAAATCGAT ATGAGAAGGTGATGGGGAAGGTGCGCGACCTGCAGATGAAGCTGGAGGATTTCGACCGAGTCAAGGTGATCGGAAGAGGGGCCTTTGGAGAGGTGCAGCTG GTGCGGCACAAAGCATCGCAGAAGGTGTATGCAATGAAGCTCCTGAGTAAATTTGAAATGATCAAGCGCTCTGATTCAGCCTTCTTCTGGGAGGAGAGGGACATCATGGCCTTCGCTGACAGCCCCTGGGTTGTCCAG CTGTGCTGCGCTTTCCAGGACGACCGGCACCTGTACATGGTGATGGAGTACATGCCCGGTGGCGACCTGGTCAACCTCACCAGTAACTACGACATGCCTGAGAAGTGGGCCAAGTTCTACACTGCTGAGGTAGTGCTGGCCCTGGATGCCATCCACTCAATGGGCTTCATCCACCGGGACGTCAAGCCTGACAACATGCTGCTGGACCGGCTCGGCCACCTCAAACTCGCCGACTTCGGCACCTGTATGAAGATGGACACA ACGGGCATGGTGCGCTGCGACACAGCCGTGGGAACGCCTGACTACATCTCCCCAGAGGTGCTGAAGTCCCAGGGAGGTGATGGCTACTATGGGCGCGAGTGTGACTGGTGGTCGGTGGGTGTCTTCATCTTCGAGATGCTGGTTG GCGATACACCGTTCTATGCGGACTCGCTGGTGGGAACGTACAGTAAGATCATGGACCACAAGAACTCGCTCAACTTCCCAGACGACGTGGAAATCTCCAAGGATGCCAAGAATCTCATCTGTGCCTTCCTAACAGACAG GGAGGTGAGGTTGGGGCGCAGCGGCGTGGAGGAAATTAAACGGCACCCTTTCTTCAAGAACGACCAGTGGACCTTCGAGACCATTCGTGAAA CCGTTGCCCCCGTGGTGCCCGAGCTGAGCAGCGACATCGACACCAGTAACTTCGATGACATCGAAGATGATAAGGGCGATGCGGAGACCTTCCCAGTGCCCAAAGCCTTCGTAGGCAACCAGCTGCCTTTTGTGGGCTTCACCTACTTCAAGGAAGATCA GTTGCTAGGCGACTCAAACCCGTCCGCTGTGGAGAATGAGCATCAGGCTGCAGTCAAAGGGGAG GACAATAAAGTG CTGATCCAACTGCAGAAGAAGCTCCATCAGCTGGAAGAGCAGCTCAATAATGAAATGCAAGCCAAGGACGAACTGGAGCACAAGTGCAG AACTGCCAACACCCGtcttgaaagagtttccaaagacCTGGATGAAGAG ATCAACTTGAGGAAAAACCTGGAGTCCAGTCTGAGGCAGCTGGAGCGGGAGCAGGCGCTGCTGCAGCACAAGAACGTGGAGAACCAGAGGAAGGCTGAGAACGAGGCGGACAAGAAACGCTGTCTGGAGAATGAAG TGAATACCCTGAGGGATCAGCTTGAGGATGTGAAGAAGAGGAATCAGAACTCTCAGATCTCCAACGAGAAGGTCCTACAGCTGCAGAGACAG CTGGACGAGGCGAACACTCTGCTCCGCACGGAGTCGGATGCGGCCGCCCGGCTGCgtaagacacagacagagatgaCCAAGCAGATGCAGCAGCTGGAGTCCAACAGCCGCGAGCTGCAGGACAAGTGCTGCCTTCTGGAGAACGCCCGGCTCAAGCTGGAGAAGGACTTCCTGTCTCTGCAGTCCGCTCTAGAGTCCGAGAAGAGGGACCGCAGCCAGGGCTCTGAGGTCATCTCCGACCTGCAAG GGCGGATCTCCGGCCTGGAGGAAGAGCTCCGCCACGTGAAGAGCCTCCTGTCAAGAGTGGAGACGGAGAAGAGACAGCTGCATGAGAAGCTGACGGACTTGGAGAAG GAGAAGAGCAACATCGAGATTGACATGACCTACAAGCTGAAAGTGCTGCAGCAGAGCCTGGAGCAGGAGGAGGCCGAGCACAAGGCTACCAAAGCGCGGCTTGCCGACAAAAACAAGATCTACGAGTCCATCGAGGAGGCCAAGTCCGAAGCCATGAAAG AGATGGAGAAGAAGCTGCAAGAGGAGAGGGCATCCAAGATGAAGGTGGAGAACATGCTGCTGGAGGTGGAGAAGCAGTGCTCCATGCTGGACTGCGACCTCAAACAGTCCCACCAGAAACTGGATGAGCTGCGCCGTCACAAGGAGAATCTCAACGAGGAG GTGAAGAATCTGAGCCTGAAGATCGAACAGGAGACGCAGAAGAGGAGTCTCACGCAGAACGACCTGAAGATCCAGAGCCAGCAGGTGAACTCCCTGAGGATGTCCGAGAAGCAGCTGAAGCAGGAGATCAATCATCTCCTGGAGATCAAGCAGACGCTGGAGAAGCAGAACAGTGAGCTCCGCAA GGAACGTCAGGACGCCGACGGGCAGATGAAGGAACTCCAGGATCAGCTCGAAGCAGAGCAGTATTTTTCG ACCCTGTATAAGACGCAGGTACGGGAGCTCAAGGAAGAATACGAAGAGAAGAACAAACTGTGCAAAGATATGCAGCAGAAACTGCAAGAGCTCCAGGATGAGAG GGACTCACTGGCTGCCCAGCTGGAGATCACACTGACCAAGGCGGACTCTGAGCAGCTGGCGCGCTCCATAGCCGAGGAGCAGTACTCCGACCTGGAGAAGGAGAAGATCATGAAGGAGCTGGAGATCAAGGAGATGATGGCCAGGCACAAGCAGGAGCTGGCGGAGAAGGACGCCACCATAGGATCG CTGGAGGAAGCAAACAGGACGTTAACCAGCGATGTGGCGAATCTGGCCAATGAGAAGGAAGAGATAAACAACAAGATGAAAGAAGTCCAGGAAC AACTACAGCAGTCTATGGAGGAAGAGCAGGCCATGGCAATGACCAAGGCTCAGTTTGAGAAGCAGCTGCAGAGCGAGAGGACACTAAAGACACAG GCCGTCAACAAGCTGGCGGAGATCATGAACCGCAAAGAGGTGCGGGGCGGGGGCAGCCGGCGTGGGAACGACACAGACGTACGcaggaaggagaaggagaaccGCAAGCTGCAACTGGAGCTGCGCTCTGAGAGGGAGAAGCTGAACAGCACCATCATCAAGTACCAGCGGGAGATCAACGACATGCAGGCG CTGATCGCCGATGAGAGCCAGGTGCGCATCGAGCTGCAGATGGCCCTGGACAGTAAGGAGAGCGACATCGAGCAGCTCCGCTCGCTGCTCAACTCCATGAACGCTCACAGCCTGGACACCAGCAGCATCGGCAGCGGGCCGGACTTCGACACAGACGAGTCCTTCCCCG AAACCCGTCTGGAAGGCTGGCTATCATTACCAGTGAGGAACAACACCAAGAGGTTCGGGTGGGAGAAAAAG TATGTTGTGGTGAGCAGTAAGAAGATCCTGTTCTACAACACCGAGCAGGACAAGGAGCACTCTAACCCCTACATGGTGCTAGATATCGA CAAACTGTTCCACGTCAGGCCGGTCACCCAGACGGATGTGTACAGAGCCGATGCTAAAGAGATTCCCAGGATATTCCAG atcCTGTACGCCAACGAGGGAGAGAGCAAGAAGGATCAAGAGTTCCCCGTGGAGCCACTGCCCATCGGGGAGAAGTCCAGTTACATCTGCCACAAGGGCCATGAGTTCATCCCCACGCTGTACCACTTCCCCACGGGCTGCGAGGCCTGCACCAAGCCCCTGTGGAACGTGTTCAAGCCACCCCCTGCCCTGGAGTGCCGCCGCTGCCACATCAAGTGTCACAAGGACCACATGGACAGGAAGGAGGAGGTCATAGCGCCATGCAagg TGAACTACGACATCTCAACGGCGAAGAACCTGCTCCTGCTGGCTATATCCCAAGAGGAGCAGCAGAAGTGGGTGAGTCGGCTGGTGAAGAAAATCCCCAAGAAGCCGCCGGCGCCGGATCACTTCGCCCGCTCCTCCCCCAGGGCCTCCATGATGGTGCAGCCCAACCAGTCCATGCGGCGGCCCAGCAGGCAGCTCCCCCCCAACAAACCCAG ATTGCTAGATTTGACGCTTAAAGACTGGGACTGGTCGTttgatgatgttgatgatgaCGATGTTTTTGATTTCTGA